In Pseudomonas glycinae, the DNA window CACCCTGCTCGGCAGCGGCGCCGACAGCACCATCATGAGCGGCGTGCTGGAATTCTGGGAACACGGTGCGTGGGACATCGCCGTCATCATCTTCGTCGCCAGCATCGCCGTGCCGGGGGTGAAATTCGTTGCGCTGACCTTGCTGCTGGTCACCGTGCAACGGGACAGCCACTGGGCGCGCAAGGAGCGTTCGAAGCTGTACCGCTTCGTCGAGCTGATCGGCTATTGGTCGATGCTCGATGTGCTGGTGGTTGCGTTGGTGGCGGCGCTGGTGAAATTCCAGGCGCTGGGGGATATCGAGCCGCGCGTAGGGATTCTGTTTTTCGGCCTGGTGGTCGTGTTCACCATGCTCTCGGCCATGAGTTTCGACCCGCGCCTGATCTGGGATAACGCGCCGGACGAAGAAACAGAGAAACCCCGACACTCGACTGAACAAGTGCCGGGGCATCAAGCGGTTTAAATCAGATCAGATCTGCGCGGTGCCACCATCGACGAACAACTCGATGCCGTTGACGAAGCTGCTGTCATCCGAGGCCAGGAACAGCGCAGCCTTGGCAATCTCGCTCGGCTCGCCCAGACGCCCGATCGGCACGATAGACGCCAGTTGATCGAACAGCCCCTGAGTGTGTTCCGCCGGCACCAGCCCTGCCAGACCTGGCGTGCGCACCGGGCCAGGGCTGATGGCGTTGACGCGGATGCGCCGTGGTTTCAAGTCCAGCAACCATGAGCGGGCGAAGTTGCGCACCGCCGCTTTACTCGCGCTGTAGACGCTGAAGTTTTCCGTGCCCTGCACCGAAGTGGTCGACGAGGTCAGCAAAATCGAGGCGCCATCGCGCAGTAGCGGCAAGGCCTTCTGCACGGTGAACAGCGTGCCCTTCACGTTGGCGTCGAAAATCCGGTCGAAGTGCTCTTCGGTGATCGAGCCCAGCGGCAGCATGTCCCCGCCGCCGGCGTTGGCGAACAGGATGTCGAGGTGCCCGGCCTTGGCGGAAATCTCGCTGTAGATGCGATCCAGATCCTCCAGCTTCGCCACATCGCCCTGAATGCCGATGGCCCGTGGGCCGATGGCGGCGACCGCTTTGTCCAGTTCGGCCTGACGACGGCCAGTGATGAATACCGTGGCGCCCTGAGCGACGAATTCCTGCGCCGAGGCCAGGCCGATGCCGGTGGTGCCGCCAGTGATCAGTGCGATTTTGCCTTCAAGTCTGTTGCTCATGATGAATCTCCAGTAACCGTTTCGAGGTAGGTGACGGGTCGTAGGTGAGCCGTTGGAAGCGACTTTAGGCCGATCGATTGAATTGAAAAATCCGCAAAATCGGTTTTGTTTGTGCACAGACATGCACAATACTCAGCCGTGTCCAATCCACTGAGCCCGAACCGATGAATCAGTTAATGGCGATCCGCACCTTCGCCCGCGTCGTGGAAAGCGGTTCGTTCACCAAAGCCGCCGACTCGCTGAACCTGCCGAAAACCACGGTCAGCAAACTGATCGGCCAACTGGAAAACCACCTCGGCGTGCGCCTGCTGCAACGCACCACCCGCCGCCTCACCGTCACGGCCGACGGCGCTTCCTATTACCAATTGACCCAACAACTGCTGCATCAACTGGACGACATCGATCAAGGCTTCAGCCAGGCCCAAGGCCTGCCGCGCGGCAAGATCCGCGTGGACATCGGCGGCTCGACCGCGACGATGCTGGTGATCCCCGAACTGCCGAAGTTCTTCGAACGCTACCCGGACATCCAGATTGACCTGGGCGTCAGCGACCGCCCGGTGGACCTGATCAGCGAACGGGTGGACTGCGTGATTCGCGGCGGCCAGCTGACCGAACAAACCCTCGCCGTGCGCCGCCTCGGCGAAGTGTCCTGGACCACCTGCGCCACGCCCAGCTATCTGCAACGCCACGGCACTCCGAGCCACCCGCTTGACCTGGCCAGCCATCAGCTGATCGCCTACCGCTCGGCCTCCACCGGGCGCATCCTGCCGTCGAACTTCCAGCGCAACGGCGAACGCCATCAGATCGAAGGCAAAGGCCTGATCAGCGTCAACGAAAGCAACGCGCACCTGG includes these proteins:
- a CDS encoding paraquat-inducible protein A, with the protein product MKRPPTASELNLCLCHSCGLACDMTGEPHQCPRCDAPLHRRKTNSLTRTWAYMFAALAFYVPANLLPVMNTTLLGSGADSTIMSGVLEFWEHGAWDIAVIIFVASIAVPGVKFVALTLLLVTVQRDSHWARKERSKLYRFVELIGYWSMLDVLVVALVAALVKFQALGDIEPRVGILFFGLVVVFTMLSAMSFDPRLIWDNAPDEETEKPRHSTEQVPGHQAV
- a CDS encoding SDR family NAD(P)-dependent oxidoreductase produces the protein MSNRLEGKIALITGGTTGIGLASAQEFVAQGATVFITGRRQAELDKAVAAIGPRAIGIQGDVAKLEDLDRIYSEISAKAGHLDILFANAGGGDMLPLGSITEEHFDRIFDANVKGTLFTVQKALPLLRDGASILLTSSTTSVQGTENFSVYSASKAAVRNFARSWLLDLKPRRIRVNAISPGPVRTPGLAGLVPAEHTQGLFDQLASIVPIGRLGEPSEIAKAALFLASDDSSFVNGIELFVDGGTAQI
- a CDS encoding LysR family transcriptional regulator; this translates as MNQLMAIRTFARVVESGSFTKAADSLNLPKTTVSKLIGQLENHLGVRLLQRTTRRLTVTADGASYYQLTQQLLHQLDDIDQGFSQAQGLPRGKIRVDIGGSTATMLVIPELPKFFERYPDIQIDLGVSDRPVDLISERVDCVIRGGQLTEQTLAVRRLGEVSWTTCATPSYLQRHGTPSHPLDLASHQLIAYRSASTGRILPSNFQRNGERHQIEGKGLISVNESNAHLAAGLAGLGIIHTFSYTVRTAIERGELVPILEDWRPPAYPFHVLYPPNRHLSNRVRVFIDWLVERFAQVD